In Eremothecium gossypii ATCC 10895 chromosome II, complete sequence, the genomic window GAATACTTGGATAAGTAAGTAAGGGAAAACAAGGCCAGCCAAAAACATCTTAACTAATTTTAGTTTAGGAAGTGTCCTAGCGGATTTCATGGAAAGAGAATCGTCATTTAGCTCAGCATCATTGCCTGGCGCATCGAGATGAGCCCCCAAATACAATTCCGGTGCTCTCTCCCCAGTCGGCGCAGCTTTGCGGAAAAGTATGAGGCTTGCAGCTGGCGGAACCAAAACCACAACCGCGCACAAAATACAGCCCTCCCAAATACAATAGGTTGCAATATCATCCAGAGACCAGGACTTAACCAATGGGAAGAGGTTTAATAAGCAGTCACCAACCCACCATAACATTGAAGCGTATACGATCAGCGGAATTAGGAAAAATGGCAAAATTGTGAACTCCCATCTCTTCATTATGAGATACGGCACCATTGGTATCGAAATTGCCACACAAGCAGTGGAACTGTAAAAATCATAATATTCGAGCATGGAAATGAACTTCTTCACATGTTCATCTTGGGGCAGTTGCCAGGTTCTGGTCAAAATGCAGCTACAGAAAGAAAGGTGGCTGACGCAGCAGAA contains:
- a CDS encoding ABR251Cp (NOHBY221; No homolog in Saccharomyces cerevisiae; Similar to Ashbya gossypii ABL211W), translating into MLRDIESTPLIEEHEHLEQLYLFYRYQYRLAICWLFCCVSHLSFCSCILTRTWQLPQDEHVKKFISMLEYYDFYSSTACVAISIPMVPYLIMKRWEFTILPFFLIPLIVYASMLWWVGDCLLNLFPLVKSWSLDDIATYCIWEGCILCAVVVLVPPAASLILFRKAAPTGERAPELYLGAHLDAPGNDAELNDDSLSMKSARTLPKLKLVKMFLAGLVFPYLLIQVFFVIRAYSGSILRDISGKSELYAHALLVLLYAKVVRLLSMLFCICYSLISSKRTETVSVVGPLVFLYQSGFVMDSFYGYIVSTVDLVG